ACAAGTTTGGCGATTACCCCAGAAGATAATATCCATTCCATAAATGTTACTAGCCCGTTAAAACAATCGTTCCGTCTGTCAGCTGTTACTCGTTCAACTGAATTATTAACAGCTCCCAAGCAAAAACTATGGGATCTCTTAACTACAAAAAAGGAATGAATGAAATATCCCCAATTATCATTGGATGAGGTTAAAGGACCAAAAGCAGTAATTGAAACTACAATGGGAACAATTACGGCCCAACTTTTTCCAAAGTACGCACCTAAAACGGTTGAAAACTTTGTTAAATTAGCAGAGAAAAATTATTATGACGATGTAATTTTTCACCGGGTTATTCCTGATTTTATGATTCAAGGTGGTGACCCAACTGGAACCGGACGTGGTGGCGAAAGTATTTATGGTCACCCATTTGAAGACGAATTTTCTGAAGAATTATTTAACTTCACTGGTGCTCTGTCAATGGCTAATGCTGGTCCGAACACAAATGGCAGTCAATTCTTTATTGTCACTAATGAACATGTTCCAGAAAATATGATTGATCAAATGAAGGCTGTTGGATACCCGCAGGAGATTATTGATTATTACGAAAAACATGGTGGTACACCGTGGCTTGACTTCCATCACACCGTATTTGGCCAAGTATTATCCGGAATGGATGTTGTCGAAAAGATCAGCAAAGTTAAGCGAGATGCGATGGATAAGCCTGAAAAAGACGTTATTATTAAGACAATTAAGATTGAAAAAGAGAAATAAATGGAAAAACGCGAAAATGCTATTCCGAAAACAATGAAGGCTTGGGCAGTCACAACTCCTGGGCCGATTGATGGTAAGAAATCACCAATTGAATTTACCGAAAAGCCCGTGCCGACTCCTAAACGGGGAGAAGTCCTTGTTAAGGTATTAACGTGTGGGGTATGTCATACAGACTTGCATGTGACAGAAGGAGATTTGCCGGTTCACCACGAACACGTTACTCCTGGTCATGAGATTGTTGGTAAAGTTGTCGGTTTTGGACCAGAAACACAACGATTTAAGCTTGGGGAGCGAATTGGGGTTCCATGGTTCCGGCATGCTTGTGGGGTATGCAAGTTTTGTCGCTCGGGTCATGAGAATCTCTGTCCTCATTCACTTTATACCGGTTGGGATCATGATGGTGGTTATGCAGAATATGTCACGGTTCCAGAAGGATTTGCATATCGGCTTCCGGAAAAGTTTGATTCCCTAGAGGCAGCTCCATTATTATGTGCCGGGATTATTGGTTATCGGGCTTTTGAACGTGCCAATGTTCCCGCTGGTGGCCGCCTAGGGCTATATGGCTTTGGTGGCTCAGCGCACATTACGGCCCAGATTGCACTTGCACAGGGAATTGAAGTGCATGTCTTTACGCGTGGTGAGGATGCAAAGAAATTCGCCCTGGAATTGGGTTGTGCTTCTGTTCAAGGATCCTATGACCCTGCGCCGGTTCCTTTGGATTCGTCAATCATCTTTGCGCCAGTTGGTGATATGGTATTACCGGCCTTAGCTAGTCTAGTTCCAGGCGGGACTTTGGCCTTAGCTGGCATTCATATGACTGATATTCCAATGATGAATTACCAAAAAGAAATATTCCACGAAAAGACATTAACGAGTGTTGAGAGCAATACCCGTCGTGATGGGGAAGAATTCTTAACATTAGCTGACCGTCTCAATATCCATCCTGAAGTACACGAATATCCACTAGCAAAGGCTGATGAAGCATTACGCTATGTTAAACATGGCGATATTAAGGGAGCTTGTGTATTACGTGTTAGTGAGGACTAAGTGATTATTGCAGTGGAAAATTCACTTGCCCAACATTTGCATATTAATTCACAGGTGATTGCACCATCTGATCTATTAGAGACAAATGTTTGGACAATTCGTGTTACTGGTGAATTCATGATTATTATGAATAACTTAATGTCGTTGCCAATTATTGTACGCTATCCTCAACGCTTTAATGACTCACGATCTTTTATTGCGGCATTTAAGCGTGAATTCTTAAGTTTATTAGAAGTTTCGCCAATTCCTCATGCAAAAATTAGGATGATTCGTGACGCCCAATTTAGCAAAGTAGTATTTACACGCCAAATTCAGCCAGAAACTCAACAGCAATTGCAGATGTATCAGAACCTCATGATGGGGCCTAATTCAATTATTGATTGGGAAAAAGACCCGACCAATGCTGAAATTGCGCTTCAATTAGCGGAACAGACACGTATTACCAATAAGACAATGGATGAAGAATATGTTGTAATGGATATTTTTGAAGACTATTCAGTTACGGACTTTAAGGTGGCTACTCACCCTAAACTTAATGAACATAACCGTCGCTATCTTTACCGCTCACTTTCAATTAACGATATCATGAATGCAACGGCGGTCGGAGAAAAGATTTTAGATGATTATCAAGATTATTTAGAAAGTCGTGGGAAGAGCGAGAGCATCGTTGATCGAGATTTAGATTGTGCTGCAGATTATATCGGCTACTGTGAGGCACTCGGTGAATCTGTTCTTGACGATATTACCTTGGTCTATCACTATTTAATTAACTATGAAAAACTACATAATGATCGTCCGACTGATACCGGCTTTCATTCTAAAAGTGATGCCTTTCGCGAATTTGGAAAGTTTTTACGGGCAGAAGATCTTTTCTCTAGTGAGGACTACGATTTGTTTGTTCAAGCAATTAGTCAGGGGCTAAAAGATCTTGGTTCTAAACAGCGGATGTACCACCTACAACGTATAATTCGTGATATGCAGCGGCAAGTAAGAAATCAACGCGAGCATGCAATCCAATATGTTAATAAACAATATACTATTTATGTTGAGCTAAGTGATTATCATCCTAAAATGTGGCGGCGATTTACCGTCAGCGGTGATATGCGCCTGGACATGTTGTGCTTTGCAATTTTAGCAGCATTTAACGCGGACGGACACCACTTATTTGAACTGCATCAAGGAAATACTCACTATCAGTTGCCGATTCTTGATAGTGGCTTTGGTCAATCAAAAGATATTACTCAAAGTTGGGTAGGCGATTGTAATCTTGACCATGAATATAACCTAATATATGACTTTGGTGATATGTGGAACTTTAAAATTAAGTTTGAGGAAGTAAAGCCGAAACGACTTCCAGCTCATACTAGTCCCCAAATTGTTAGCGGTTTTGGAAATGGAATCTTAGATGATATTGGAGGAGTAGAAGGGCTGACTCAAGCGGCAAAAGATGATCCAGCTATTAATGAGCCGTTAAACATTCCAAAATTTAAGGGTCAATGGTCTCGTCAAATTGAAAAAATACGACACTCTTATGAATAAATGACCACAGTTTTGAAAGGGATCAAGCTTCGCTTGTATCCCAACAAGCAACAACAAGCTCAACTATGTCAAATGTTTGGCAATGACCCCTTTGTTTGGAACCAGATGCTTGATATGGCAAAACAACGTTATCAAAACAATCCTAATAGCCAGTTTGTTGATCAATATGGCATGGATGTATTGTTGAAACCTTTGAAGCAGGAATATCCATTTCTAAAACGTAGTGATTCTACCAGTCTCCAAGTTGTTAATCATAACTTATATCAGGCCTTTCAAAGATTATTTAAGCATCTGGGTGGTTACCCACGCTTTAAATCCAGACGGTCTGCTAAGCAGTCCTATACTGGTAAAAGCAAAATTCAAATAGTGGCGAACCGCTATTTGAATTTACCCAAAATTGGCTATATTAAAACCAGCAAAACTCGCCAGTTAACTCATTGTAAGATCAAACGCTATACGGTTAGTTACGATCCGTCAGGTCGTTATTACCTGTCACTACAGGTTGAGACCACAGTACAGCCACTATCGAAGACTAGTCAACAGGTCGGCATTGACGTTGGCGCAACTAATTTAGCCATTACTAGTGACGGCCATAAGTATGCTAAATTTGACGCTGTCTGGTTAACTCAACAGGCGCAACATTGGCAGTCTAAGTATAGTCACCGCCGTCATCAAGCCACGGTGAGTGTCCGTCAATGGAACCATAACCATCAGGACGTCAAAGAGGAACTGAATGACTACCAGAACTGGCAACGAGCTCGAATTCAGAAAGCTCGCTATCAACGACGAGTCGCTGATCAGCGGCGCGATTACCTGCATAAGCTGACGATGGCATTGGTCACGCAATACGATGTGATTGTCATTGAAGATTTGAAAGTCAAGAATCTGCAAAAGAATCATCATCTTGCCGCGGCCATTGCCAACGCTAGTTGGCATCAATTCCGTACCATGCTGGGATACAAGTGTGACTGGTATGGTAAACAGCTCATTACTGTCAAGCCCAACTATACCAGTCAAATCTGTAGTCATTGTGACTACCATAGTGGGTCCAAACCGCTCGCAATTCGTGAATGGACGTGTCCAAAGTGTGGGGCCCATCACGATCGGGATATTAATGCGGCAGTTAATATTCTGCATAAAGGGTTAAAAGCCGTTGGCTAGTTGATCAATCAAAATCTCGATATCTTTGACTTACGAAAAATTCAAATCAATAAAACTAAAGCTGAATTGGAAAATAATGGTAAGCGGCAGCAAAAAGAAGTCTCTAGTGACATGTTAGGAACCTTCATGCCAGTTGATCGCGACCCCGTCAAGATAATCCAGATCACTGAAGCTAACATGATCCCCGAGTTGCTTCCATTGCGCCACCAAAGAATGCTTGCCAGTCGCTTTTCATTTTTCCGCGGCACTGCTGAATTAATGGAACATGACCTTAAACGACAAGCCCAAAGCAATCTTCCCATAATTATCTGTGGGGATGCTCATGTAAACAATTTTGGCTTTTACGCCTCCCCTGAACGCAAGCTTCTCTTTGGCCTTAATGACTTTGATGAAGCCCGAATCGGAAATTGGGAAAGTGATTTAAAACGGTTATTAGTTAGTGCTGAACTAGCGGGCGAAGAGAACGGTTTTGATCGCAATGACCTTTACCACCTCCTTCAATTAACGACTAAGACCTACCGCCATACTATCAAAAGCGCCAATAAGATGAGCCTTTCCCAACTGTTTTATTTTTCATTTGCCTATGAAGACATGGGGAAAGCGATTGAGTCTTTTGGGGATGTTTCAACACAGATGCAAATAGTCCTTAATAATGTTCTGAAAAAAAGCCAGCGTAGTAATTCAGAAGAAATAATTCAAAAAATGGCAACTATCAATAATCAAGGGCACCTTGTTTTTCGGGATAACCCACCACGTGCACGCCATCTTAGCGCCGTGCGTTATCAACAGATTGTTAAAGGATACAATAAATATCGCGAAAATGTTCGTCAAGATGTTCGGGTTCTTCTCGCAAACTTTCACATTTCCGATATTATCCGCTATAGTGTCGGGGTTGGCAGTTTTGGAACACGATGTTTCTTAATCATGCTTACTGGCAATGATAATAGTCATATTGTTTTACAAGTTAAAGAAGCTATGCCATTGCGTTATAATTTACTTTCCCTCCCCGTACAACAAGCAATTAGAAATGGGGGAATCGCTGGTCAAAGAATTGTAACAGCACAACGGGTTCTCCAATCCTCATCCGATCGTTTTTTAGGAAGTACAACTTTTGGTGGCCGTAGTTATTACATTCGACAGTTCCGGGATATGAAAAAATCAATTAATGTTAATAAACTTGACTTTGAAAGTTTTCAATTCTACTGCCAGACGTGCGCTTATTTGCTAGCGATGGCTCATTTTCAAAGCCCCACCGCACCAATGATCCGTGGTTATTTAAAGCATCAGAAGATATTAGATACTCTTTTACCAAATTGGGCTTTAAAGTATGTCGATCAAGTCACAGCAGACTATGGACAATTCAAATTGGCAATCGCTAAAGGAAAATTAATAAATTAAATGACCAAAAATAGATGGGACAAATTTAAAAAGAATTTTAGTAAAAATTTTATCGACTTTTTAATGATTTTCGCTGCTGAGCAAGATTTTATTAATAAGCATCGCCGTAAAAGTAGTGTAATCAAGGAACAAGACCGTTATGGAAGTGATCAGCGAAAAAAGTCTGAAAAATAGATGGAAATATCTAAAGTACCATTTGGAACCTACAAAGGCGATCCAGTAACAAAATACATTTTAACGAACGATAATGGTGTTCAAGTAGGAATTCTTGATTTTGCCGGTTTACTTCAATCTTTTAAAGTTCCAACAAAAGATGGTGGTAAGGCCGATATGATTTTGACCTCTGAAAACCTCGACGAATTTACTAATAATGGCTTTTGTACTAATCGCTTAATCGGCCGGGTTGCTGGACGAATTGCAGATGGTAAGTTCAGTATTAACGGTAACGATTACCAAATCGAACAAAACGAAGGTAAAAATGCTCTTCATGGTGGAACTAATGGTTTTTACAGTCACATTTGGCATGTTGATAGCACGAAAGCAACTGATGATTCTGTTTCCATCACTCTTAGTTTAACCTTAAGTCCTGAAGTTGATACATACCCTGGTAAGATGCATGTTACTGCAACCTACACTTTAACTAATGACGACTTTCTTTCACTTAAGATGGCGGCTACTACTGATGCAGATACGTTGTTCAATCCTACCAACCACACTTACTGGAATATGGCAGCAGCAAATGTTCCAACGGTTGATCAATTAAAGCTTTATGTCAACTCCGAAAATCACTTAGCTGTTGACGACGGCAAGATTCCAACTGGTGAAAAGATCGCTAACGAAGGAACTCCATTTGACTTTAGTACCCCAACTACAATGGGCGATGCACTAGAAAAAATGAGTTCAACTAAGGAAAACGGTTTTGACGATATTTGGGAAGTTACTCCTAGTCTCACAAAGCCAGTTGCCACACTTGAAGATCCAGAAAGCGGCCGAAAGATGAGTCTTTACTCCGATCGTAACGGATTAGTTATGTATACGATGAACTCAGATGATGCAGCGGTTTACAATCACGGACAAGTTCATCCCCACCTTGGATTAGCAATGGAAGCGCAAAATCTTTCGGATGCACCTCATCACCCAGAATTTGGCGATATTACTTTACATCCGGGCGAAGAAAAAGCATACACCATTAAATGGCACGTTGAATACTAAATGGCTGATTACGCAAAACGTCAACTTAAGGCTTTGGATCGTATTGCAAAGAAGATTGCAGATGCTGAAGGACACTTAACAAAGATTGAAGATAGTGTTGACAATGAGAAGCACCGTACTGCTCAACACGAAACAATTAAGGATATTAAGTCAATCCTTAAGCATGCTTGGAAAGTAGATAAGGACTCAGTAAAGCTTGAAGAACGTGCTGGTGAAGGTCGTAAAGATCCAGCAGAAAATCACTATGTTTACATGGAAGATGAAGAAGGCGTTATTAAGGACCTTAACAAGGAATTTAAGGAACTTGATGAAAAGCTAGCAGCTCTTACCGATGATGAAGGTGGCAAGATCAAGGCATTCCGTGCAGAACACCACTACCTTGAAAAGGCAAAGGAAATCCTTCAAAAGGCTGGGAAGTATAACCCAGATGACAAAGACTAAATGAAAAAAGTTAAATCTTTTTTTGCCAAATTATTATTAATGACGGCAATAATTAGTATCTGTTTAAATGGCTTGGGGATGTTCGCAAAAGTTCATGCTGATACTGCGGCTTTTCAGATGGATGCACGAGCAGCTTATGCGATTGATGCAGAAAGTGGCCAGGTTCTATACCAAAAAAATGCAACTAAACGCTATCCAATTGCATCTGTAATTAAAATCTTAACTTTAGGAGTAATTTTACAAGATATTCGAAACCATCATTTAAAATGGGATCAAAAGATTAAGATTACACCAGCAGTTGCCAAGATGGCGGATGATTGGCACTTTTCAAATGTCCCATTAATGAATGGGGAAGAATACACAGTCCGTCAGTTAGTTGATTCGATGATGCTCGTATCTGCTGATGGAAGTACAGAAGCATTGGCATTAGCTGACGCGGGCAGTACAGAAGCCTTTAATAAAAAGATGATGGCATTTGCGAAAAAAGCTGGAGTTACAGATATAAAAATCTACAATATGATCGGGTTGCCTAACGGGGACTTAGGAAAACACAAACTTAAGGGTGTAGATAAAGATGCCGAAAACTTACTATCTGCTAAAGATGTTGCTCTTATCTCAAAGTATCTTGTTGAAAACTATCCTGAAACTCTCGACATTACAAAACAAAAATTTGCTAACTTTGATGTAACTAAAGACCAACAATATTTAATGACAAATGTGAATGCTCTTTTGCCGCAAAACGGTTTCGCTCCTAAGGATGGGGAAATTGACGGCTTAAAGACTGGAAATACTGATCGTGCGGGTAAATGTATTGTGTCAACAGGAACCTTTGCAGGACGCCGGATTATTTTAGTTGCCTTACATACAAAAGGGGAATGGAATGATCAGTCAAAGATGCAGCAAGACTTTTATAATAAGTTAATCGATGAGTACCAGCCGGTTGAAATCAAAAAAGTAAATGATCTTTCGGCCAAGCTTACTAGTGTAAAAGTAAAGAATGGTAAAAATAAAAATAAGGCTAATATTAAGCTAACAAAGAAGACTACCGTTTGGCTTCCAAAGAATATAAAATTACAAGCAACTAAACCAACATTACGAGTGCAGGGAGATGATCAAAAACAACTAACTGCGCCGCTAAAGAAAAATCAACAAGTTGGCTCAATTGAGTTGCATATTCCAGGGTTGCCTGATTTTAATATTCCAGTAAGTACAAGCCAAAGCGTTGCTAAAAAGTCGATGTTTTAAATGCAAAGATCGCAACGTCATCGTCGTAAACCGCGCAGGCTTATCTTAATTATTATTGCTATTCTGCTTATTATTATGGGTGTCCGGCACTTCAGCTCGACAAGTGCCCGCCTAAAATCCGCATGGAATAAAATCATCTTCACTTCCAATAATAATGTCAGTATTGCGGTATATTCACCAAAGACCCACCAAATTTATACTTCTAGTAATGCACCCCAGCATAAGTTTCGAACTGCTAGTACAGTAAAGGTTAGTATTTTAGCAGGGATTCTTGCTAAACAACAAAGTCCCCTTACAAGCCATCAAAAATCACTTGCCACTAAAATGATTGAGCAGAGTGACAATGATTCAACTAGCGAATTATTTGAAGATTATCTTGGCGGAAAAAACGGTCTCCAACAAACTTTTGAAAAATTTGGCATGACCCAATCTCAGGCTAATAGCAGTTGGGGATTAACTGTTACTACTCCAAAAGATCAAGTTAAACTATTAAATAATATTTTCTATAAGTCTAAAGTTTTATCTGATGACGAAAGAAGTGAAATTCGTGATTTAATGGGTAATGTTGAAAGTGACCAAGCCTGGGGGATCTCAGCAAGTAGCGATAATTTTGCATTAAAAAATGGTTGGCTAAATTACGGTAAAGATGAATGGATCGTCAATAGTATTGGCTACGTAAAAAATAGCAACGGAAAAGACTACACAATTGCAGTTTATACTGATAAAAATCAATCAATGGCCGCGGGACAACAAGTAATTGAACAACTTGCTCGTGTAACAAAGCCAATATTAGACTAAATGCCAATCAAAAATGAAGCAATGTTAATTACTTACTCTGACTCAATGGGTAAAAATATTAAAGAAACTCATGAAGTATTAAAGAACTATATCGGTGATGCAATCGGCGGTGTTCACTTACTTCCATTCTTCCCATCAACTGGTGACCGTGGTTTCGCACCATACCGTTACGATGTTGTTGATTCTGCTTTTGGTAACTGGGATGATGTTGAAGCATTAGGTGAAGACTACTACTTAATGTTTGACTTCATGATTAACCATATTTCCAAGAAGTCTGAAATGTACCAAGACTTCAAGAAGAAGCACGATGATTCTAAGTACAACGACTTCTTTATTCGTTGGGAAAAGTTCTGGGAAAAAGCTGGTAAGAACCGTCCAACTCAAGAAGATGTTGACTTAATTTACAAGCGAAAGGATAAGGCTCCTAAGCAAGAAATTACCTTTGATGATGGTACTACTGAAAACTTATGGAACACTTTCGGTGAAGAACAAATTGATATTAATGTTAAGAGTAAGGTAGCTAACGAATTCTTCAAGGAAACATTAATTGACATGGTTAAGCACGGTGCAGATATGATTCGTCTTGATGCCTTTGCTTACGCTATTAAGAAAGTTGGTACTAATGATTTCTTCGTTGAACCTGAAATCTGGGATCTCTTAAATGAAGTTCAAGATATTTTGGCTCCTTACAAGGCCATCATCCTTCCTGAAATTCACGAACACTACACCATTCCACAAAAGATTTCACAACATGACTTCTTCATCTATGACTTTACCTTACCAATGACTACTCTTTATACCCTTTACTCTGGTAAGACTAACCGCCTTGCTAAGTGGTTAAAGATGTCACCAATGAAGCAATTTACTACTCTTGATACTCATGATGGTATTGGGGTTGTTGATGCTAAGGATATCTTAACTGATGATGAAATCGAATATGCATCCAATGAATTATACAAGGTTGGTGCTAACGTTAAGCGGAAATACTCAAGTGCTGAATACAACAACTTGGATATTTACCAAATTAACTCTACTTACTACTCTGCATTAGGTGACGATGACAAAGCTTACTTGCTTTCTCGTGCATTCCAAGTATTTGCACCTGGTATTCCAATGGTTTACTATGTTGGTTTACTTGCTGGTTCAAATGACCTTGAATTACTTGAAAAGACTAAGGAAGGTCGGAACATCAACCGTCACTACTACACTAAAGAAGAAGTTGCACAAGAAGTTCAACGTCCAGTAGTTAAGAACCTCTTAGACTTACTTGCATGGCGGAATAAATTTGCAGCCTTTGATCTTGATGGTTCAATTGAAGTGGAAACACCAACTGAAACAACTATCAAGGTTACGCGAAAAGATAAGGATGGCAAGAATGTGGCTGTTCTTGATGCTGATGCTGCTAACAAGACTTTCACTATTACAGCTAATGGTGAAAAAGTGATGGAACAAAAATAGATGAATAACAAAAATTCTCTTGTTACCAAATTGGCATTCCTGTCAGTTTCATTCATGGTTACGAGTGCTTATGCCATTCAAGGTTCTTTACCGCAATTAAAGGCGGCACTCGGAATCTCACAGACACAGTCAGAATATTTAGTTACAACTCCATCATTTGCTGTAATGATTTTTGTTGTCCTTTCACCATTACTTCAACAATGGTTCAATATTTCTGATAAAAAGATTATTATGGCCGGGGTTACAATTGTTGGTCTTGCCGGAATTGTTCCTATGTTTGCGAATGACTACACTGCGATTTTGATTTCCCGGTTAGTTTTAGGAGCAGGATTTGGTTTATATAACT
The genomic region above belongs to Limosilactobacillus reuteri and contains:
- a CDS encoding serine hydrolase, yielding MQRSQRHRRKPRRLILIIIAILLIIMGVRHFSSTSARLKSAWNKIIFTSNNNVSIAVYSPKTHQIYTSSNAPQHKFRTASTVKVSILAGILAKQQSPLTSHQKSLATKMIEQSDNDSTSELFEDYLGGKNGLQQTFEKFGMTQSQANSSWGLTVTTPKDQVKLLNNIFYKSKVLSDDERSEIRDLMGNVESDQAWGISASSDNFALKNGWLNYGKDEWIVNSIGYVKNSNGKDYTIAVYTDKNQSMAAGQQVIEQLARVTKPILD
- the gtfA gene encoding sucrose phosphorylase, with product MPIKNEAMLITYSDSMGKNIKETHEVLKNYIGDAIGGVHLLPFFPSTGDRGFAPYRYDVVDSAFGNWDDVEALGEDYYLMFDFMINHISKKSEMYQDFKKKHDDSKYNDFFIRWEKFWEKAGKNRPTQEDVDLIYKRKDKAPKQEITFDDGTTENLWNTFGEEQIDINVKSKVANEFFKETLIDMVKHGADMIRLDAFAYAIKKVGTNDFFVEPEIWDLLNEVQDILAPYKAIILPEIHEHYTIPQKISQHDFFIYDFTLPMTTLYTLYSGKTNRLAKWLKMSPMKQFTTLDTHDGIGVVDAKDILTDDEIEYASNELYKVGANVKRKYSSAEYNNLDIYQINSTYYSALGDDDKAYLLSRAFQVFAPGIPMVYYVGLLAGSNDLELLEKTKEGRNINRHYYTKEEVAQEVQRPVVKNLLDLLAWRNKFAAFDLDGSIEVETPTETTIKVTRKDKDGKNVAVLDADAANKTFTITANGEKVMEQK
- a CDS encoding DUF2252 domain-containing protein; the protein is MINQNLDIFDLRKIQINKTKAELENNGKRQQKEVSSDMLGTFMPVDRDPVKIIQITEANMIPELLPLRHQRMLASRFSFFRGTAELMEHDLKRQAQSNLPIIICGDAHVNNFGFYASPERKLLFGLNDFDEARIGNWESDLKRLLVSAELAGEENGFDRNDLYHLLQLTTKTYRHTIKSANKMSLSQLFYFSFAYEDMGKAIESFGDVSTQMQIVLNNVLKKSQRSNSEEIIQKMATINNQGHLVFRDNPPRARHLSAVRYQQIVKGYNKYRENVRQDVRVLLANFHISDIIRYSVGVGSFGTRCFLIMLTGNDNSHIVLQVKEAMPLRYNLLSLPVQQAIRNGGIAGQRIVTAQRVLQSSSDRFLGSTTFGGRSYYIRQFRDMKKSINVNKLDFESFQFYCQTCAYLLAMAHFQSPTAPMIRGYLKHQKILDTLLPNWALKYVDQVTADYGQFKLAIAKGKLIN
- a CDS encoding peptidylprolyl isomerase, with the protein product MKYPQLSLDEVKGPKAVIETTMGTITAQLFPKYAPKTVENFVKLAEKNYYDDVIFHRVIPDFMIQGGDPTGTGRGGESIYGHPFEDEFSEELFNFTGALSMANAGPNTNGSQFFIVTNEHVPENMIDQMKAVGYPQEIIDYYEKHGGTPWLDFHHTVFGQVLSGMDVVEKISKVKRDAMDKPEKDVIIKTIKIEKEK
- a CDS encoding RNA-guided endonuclease TnpB family protein, giving the protein MTTVLKGIKLRLYPNKQQQAQLCQMFGNDPFVWNQMLDMAKQRYQNNPNSQFVDQYGMDVLLKPLKQEYPFLKRSDSTSLQVVNHNLYQAFQRLFKHLGGYPRFKSRRSAKQSYTGKSKIQIVANRYLNLPKIGYIKTSKTRQLTHCKIKRYTVSYDPSGRYYLSLQVETTVQPLSKTSQQVGIDVGATNLAITSDGHKYAKFDAVWLTQQAQHWQSKYSHRRHQATVSVRQWNHNHQDVKEELNDYQNWQRARIQKARYQRRVADQRRDYLHKLTMALVTQYDVIVIEDLKVKNLQKNHHLAAAIANASWHQFRTMLGYKCDWYGKQLITVKPNYTSQICSHCDYHSGSKPLAIREWTCPKCGAHHDRDINAAVNILHKGLKAVG
- a CDS encoding D-alanyl-D-alanine carboxypeptidase family protein, producing MKKVKSFFAKLLLMTAIISICLNGLGMFAKVHADTAAFQMDARAAYAIDAESGQVLYQKNATKRYPIASVIKILTLGVILQDIRNHHLKWDQKIKITPAVAKMADDWHFSNVPLMNGEEYTVRQLVDSMMLVSADGSTEALALADAGSTEAFNKKMMAFAKKAGVTDIKIYNMIGLPNGDLGKHKLKGVDKDAENLLSAKDVALISKYLVENYPETLDITKQKFANFDVTKDQQYLMTNVNALLPQNGFAPKDGEIDGLKTGNTDRAGKCIVSTGTFAGRRIILVALHTKGEWNDQSKMQQDFYNKLIDEYQPVEIKKVNDLSAKLTSVKVKNGKNKNKANIKLTKKTTVWLPKNIKLQATKPTLRVQGDDQKQLTAPLKKNQQVGSIELHIPGLPDFNIPVSTSQSVAKKSMF
- a CDS encoding IS1096 element passenger TnpR family protein translates to MIIAVENSLAQHLHINSQVIAPSDLLETNVWTIRVTGEFMIIMNNLMSLPIIVRYPQRFNDSRSFIAAFKREFLSLLEVSPIPHAKIRMIRDAQFSKVVFTRQIQPETQQQLQMYQNLMMGPNSIIDWEKDPTNAEIALQLAEQTRITNKTMDEEYVVMDIFEDYSVTDFKVATHPKLNEHNRRYLYRSLSINDIMNATAVGEKILDDYQDYLESRGKSESIVDRDLDCAADYIGYCEALGESVLDDITLVYHYLINYEKLHNDRPTDTGFHSKSDAFREFGKFLRAEDLFSSEDYDLFVQAISQGLKDLGSKQRMYHLQRIIRDMQRQVRNQREHAIQYVNKQYTIYVELSDYHPKMWRRFTVSGDMRLDMLCFAILAAFNADGHHLFELHQGNTHYQLPILDSGFGQSKDITQSWVGDCNLDHEYNLIYDFGDMWNFKIKFEEVKPKRLPAHTSPQIVSGFGNGILDDIGGVEGLTQAAKDDPAINEPLNIPKFKGQWSRQIEKIRHSYE
- a CDS encoding aldose epimerase family protein, which translates into the protein MEISKVPFGTYKGDPVTKYILTNDNGVQVGILDFAGLLQSFKVPTKDGGKADMILTSENLDEFTNNGFCTNRLIGRVAGRIADGKFSINGNDYQIEQNEGKNALHGGTNGFYSHIWHVDSTKATDDSVSITLSLTLSPEVDTYPGKMHVTATYTLTNDDFLSLKMAATTDADTLFNPTNHTYWNMAAANVPTVDQLKLYVNSENHLAVDDGKIPTGEKIANEGTPFDFSTPTTMGDALEKMSSTKENGFDDIWEVTPSLTKPVATLEDPESGRKMSLYSDRNGLVMYTMNSDDAAVYNHGQVHPHLGLAMEAQNLSDAPHHPEFGDITLHPGEEKAYTIKWHVEY
- a CDS encoding zinc-dependent alcohol dehydrogenase family protein, with protein sequence MEKRENAIPKTMKAWAVTTPGPIDGKKSPIEFTEKPVPTPKRGEVLVKVLTCGVCHTDLHVTEGDLPVHHEHVTPGHEIVGKVVGFGPETQRFKLGERIGVPWFRHACGVCKFCRSGHENLCPHSLYTGWDHDGGYAEYVTVPEGFAYRLPEKFDSLEAAPLLCAGIIGYRAFERANVPAGGRLGLYGFGGSAHITAQIALAQGIEVHVFTRGEDAKKFALELGCASVQGSYDPAPVPLDSSIIFAPVGDMVLPALASLVPGGTLALAGIHMTDIPMMNYQKEIFHEKTLTSVESNTRRDGEEFLTLADRLNIHPEVHEYPLAKADEALRYVKHGDIKGACVLRVSED